A stretch of Pseudomonas sp. LRP2-20 DNA encodes these proteins:
- the rimP gene encoding ribosome maturation factor RimP, whose product MSSKLEQLQALLAPVVEGLGYQCWGIEYVSQGKHSVLRIYIDKEDGILVDDCEAVSRQASAILDVEDPISSEYTLEVSSPGMDRPLFTLEQFASHAGEQVKIKLRSPFEGRRNFQGLLRGVEDQDVVVQVDNQEFLLPIDSIDKANIIPSFD is encoded by the coding sequence GTGTCGAGCAAGCTAGAACAGTTGCAGGCCTTGTTGGCCCCGGTGGTCGAGGGTCTGGGCTATCAGTGCTGGGGGATCGAATACGTATCCCAGGGTAAGCATTCGGTACTGCGCATCTATATCGACAAGGAAGACGGCATCCTGGTGGACGACTGCGAAGCAGTCAGCCGTCAGGCCAGCGCGATCCTCGATGTGGAAGATCCGATCAGCAGCGAATATACCCTTGAGGTCTCCTCTCCAGGCATGGATCGCCCACTGTTCACTCTGGAACAGTTTGCCTCGCATGCCGGCGAACAAGTGAAGATCAAGCTGCGTTCACCCTTCGAGGGTCGTCGTAACTTCCAGGGCCTTCTCCGCGGTGTGGAGGATCAGGACGTGGTGGTCCAGGTGGACAACCAGGAGTTCCTGCTGCCGATCGACTCGATCGACAAGGCCAATATTATTCCCAGTTTTGACTGA
- the greA gene encoding transcription elongation factor GreA, whose protein sequence is MSMTKYPMTVQGARALEEELTFLSKTERPRLSQAIGEARELGDLKENAEYHAAREEQGMVEARIRDIEGRLQNSVVIDVTTIAHTGKVIFGTTVVLANTETDDEVTYQIVGEDEADVKQGKLSSSAPIARAIIGKEEGDTVVVKTPSGTVEYEIVEVKHI, encoded by the coding sequence ATGAGCATGACCAAGTACCCGATGACCGTCCAGGGCGCTCGCGCCCTGGAAGAGGAGCTGACCTTCCTGAGCAAGACCGAGCGCCCGCGCCTGAGCCAAGCCATTGGTGAAGCGCGTGAGCTGGGCGACCTCAAGGAAAACGCCGAATACCATGCCGCCCGTGAGGAGCAGGGCATGGTCGAGGCGCGCATCCGCGATATCGAAGGCCGTCTGCAGAACTCGGTGGTGATCGACGTCACCACCATCGCCCACACCGGCAAGGTGATTTTCGGCACCACCGTGGTGCTGGCCAACACCGAGACCGATGACGAAGTGACCTACCAGATCGTTGGCGAAGATGAAGCTGACGTGAAACAAGGCAAACTTTCGAGCAGCGCACCGATCGCCCGTGCCATCATTGGCAAGGAAGAAGGTGACACCGTGGTGGTCAAGACGCCAAGCGGTACGGTCGAGTACGAGATTGTCGAAGTCAAACACATCTGA
- a CDS encoding MFS transporter, which translates to MSKSNTSDRRLRAPSLEGILWQLAQVFWVGGLWVFHVGLVPALKVSGLAPLLVQDVAGQIDRWLIGVALLGLLTQLAVLARVDGLAAWWRQFRGQMLLLGFAACVGYYTLRYGISVGERWQMFCFLVLGFSGIVLVAQPVPVRARQARH; encoded by the coding sequence TTGTCGAAGTCAAACACATCTGACCGGCGCCTGCGGGCGCCATCCCTCGAGGGGATCCTCTGGCAGCTGGCCCAGGTTTTCTGGGTCGGTGGCCTGTGGGTGTTCCATGTGGGGCTGGTGCCGGCGCTGAAAGTCAGTGGCCTTGCACCCTTGTTGGTGCAGGATGTCGCCGGGCAGATCGACCGCTGGTTGATCGGCGTGGCGTTGCTTGGCTTGTTGACCCAGCTGGCGGTGTTGGCGAGGGTGGACGGCCTGGCGGCCTGGTGGCGGCAGTTTCGCGGGCAGATGCTGTTGTTGGGCTTTGCAGCCTGCGTGGGGTACTACACCTTGCGCTACGGCATCTCGGTCGGCGAGCGCTGGCAGATGTTCTGTTTCCTGGTGCTGGGCTTCTCCGGCATCGTGCTGGTGGCCCAACCAGTCCCGGTCAGGGCGCGCCAGGCGCGCCACTGA
- the ftsH gene encoding ATP-dependent zinc metalloprotease FtsH, with product MAKNLILWLIIAAVLVTVMNNFSSPNEPQTLNYSDFIQQVKDGKVERVTVDGYIITGKRADGDNFKTVRPAITDNGLIGDLVDNHVVVEGKQPEQQSIWTQLLVASFPILVIIAVFMFFMRQMQGGAGGKGGPMSFGKSKARLLSEDQVKTTLADVAGCDEAKEEVGELVEFLRDPGKFQRLGGRIPRGVLMVGPPGTGKTLLAKAIAGEAKVPFFTISGSDFVEMFVGVGASRVRDMFEQAKKHAPCIIFIDEIDAVGRHRGAGMGGGHDEREQTLNQLLVEMDGFEMNDGIIVIAATNRPDVLDPALLRPGRFDRQVVVGLPDIRGREQILKVHMRKVPVGENVNPAVIARGTPGFSGADLANLVNEASLFAARSNKRLVEMKEFELAKDKIMMGAERKTMVMSEKEKRNTAYHEAGHAIVGRLVPEHDPVYKVSIIPRGRALGVTMFLPEEDRYSLSKRALISQICSLYGGRIAEEMTLGFDGVTTGASNDIMRASQIARNMVTKWGLSEKLGPLMYAEEEGEVFLGRSAASQHASVSGETAKLIDSEVRSIIDQCYATAKQLLIDNRDKLEAMTEALMKYETIDADQIDDIMAGRTPREPRDWDDDKDSGTPTAQNDRPESPIGGPAAQH from the coding sequence ATGGCAAAGAATCTGATCCTGTGGTTGATCATCGCAGCTGTCCTGGTGACAGTGATGAACAACTTCTCCAGCCCTAACGAGCCGCAGACCCTCAACTATTCCGACTTCATCCAGCAGGTCAAGGATGGCAAGGTCGAGCGTGTGACCGTCGACGGCTACATCATTACCGGCAAGCGCGCTGACGGCGACAACTTCAAGACCGTGCGCCCGGCCATCACCGACAATGGCCTGATCGGCGACCTGGTCGACAACCACGTGGTCGTCGAAGGCAAGCAGCCCGAGCAGCAGAGCATCTGGACGCAACTGCTGGTGGCCAGCTTCCCGATCCTGGTGATCATCGCCGTGTTCATGTTCTTCATGCGCCAGATGCAAGGTGGTGCAGGTGGCAAGGGCGGGCCGATGAGCTTTGGCAAGAGCAAGGCACGCCTGCTGTCCGAAGACCAGGTCAAGACTACCCTGGCTGACGTCGCCGGTTGCGACGAAGCCAAGGAAGAGGTGGGCGAGCTGGTCGAGTTCCTGCGCGACCCAGGCAAGTTCCAGCGCCTGGGCGGCCGTATTCCGCGCGGCGTGCTGATGGTTGGTCCGCCCGGTACCGGTAAGACCCTGCTGGCCAAGGCCATTGCCGGTGAAGCCAAGGTGCCGTTCTTCACCATTTCCGGTTCCGACTTCGTCGAGATGTTCGTCGGTGTCGGTGCCAGCCGTGTTCGTGACATGTTCGAACAGGCCAAGAAGCACGCGCCGTGCATCATCTTCATCGACGAAATCGACGCCGTCGGTCGCCACCGTGGCGCCGGCATGGGCGGCGGTCACGACGAGCGTGAGCAGACCCTCAACCAGCTGCTGGTAGAGATGGACGGCTTTGAAATGAACGATGGCATCATCGTCATTGCCGCCACCAACCGCCCGGACGTGCTCGACCCGGCACTGCTGCGCCCTGGTCGCTTCGACCGTCAGGTCGTGGTCGGCCTGCCGGATATCCGTGGCCGTGAGCAGATCCTCAAGGTGCACATGCGCAAGGTGCCGGTTGGCGAAAACGTCAATCCGGCGGTCATTGCCCGTGGTACCCCAGGCTTCTCCGGTGCTGATCTGGCCAACCTGGTCAACGAGGCTTCGTTGTTTGCCGCCCGCTCCAACAAGCGCCTGGTCGAAATGAAAGAATTCGAACTGGCCAAAGACAAGATCATGATGGGTGCCGAGCGCAAGACCATGGTCATGTCCGAGAAGGAAAAGCGGAACACCGCCTATCACGAGGCTGGGCACGCGATTGTCGGTCGCCTGGTGCCTGAGCACGATCCGGTCTACAAGGTTTCGATCATTCCGCGTGGTCGTGCCCTGGGTGTCACCATGTTCCTGCCGGAAGAAGACCGCTACAGCCTGTCCAAGCGCGCGCTGATCAGCCAGATATGCTCGCTGTACGGCGGCCGTATCGCCGAGGAGATGACCCTGGGCTTTGATGGTGTCACCACCGGTGCATCCAACGACATCATGCGAGCCAGCCAGATCGCTCGCAACATGGTCACCAAGTGGGGCCTGTCGGAAAAGCTCGGTCCGCTGATGTATGCAGAAGAGGAGGGCGAGGTATTCCTCGGACGTAGTGCCGCCAGCCAGCACGCCAGTGTATCCGGCGAGACTGCCAAGCTGATCGACTCCGAAGTGCGCAGCATCATCGACCAATGCTATGCCACGGCCAAGCAGCTGCTGATCGACAACCGCGACAAGCTCGAGGCAATGACCGAAGCCCTGATGAAGTACGAGACCATTGATGCCGATCAGATTGACGACATCATGGCTGGTCGTACTCCACGCGAACCCCGTGACTGGGACGATGACAAGGATTCGGGCACCCCGACTGCCCAGAACGATCGCCCGGAATCGCCGATCGGCGGCCCGGCAGCTCAACACTAA
- the secG gene encoding preprotein translocase subunit SecG, with protein MLETVIVVFHLLAALSLVVLVLLQQGKGAEAGASFGAGASNTVFGSQGSATFLSKLTAILAATFFLTALGLGYFAKQQAHQLSQAGLPDPAVLEVKEPQKPAVNDDVPVLQEQKSETTSKGDVPPPAEEQK; from the coding sequence ATGCTGGAAACAGTTATCGTTGTTTTTCATCTGTTGGCAGCGCTGTCGCTTGTAGTGCTGGTTCTGCTGCAACAGGGTAAGGGTGCGGAAGCAGGTGCATCTTTCGGCGCAGGTGCCTCAAACACTGTGTTCGGAAGCCAAGGCTCTGCTACCTTCCTGAGTAAATTAACTGCTATACTCGCTGCCACTTTCTTTTTGACAGCACTTGGGTTAGGATACTTCGCGAAGCAACAAGCTCACCAGCTTAGCCAAGCAGGTCTTCCAGATCCAGCGGTGCTAGAAGTGAAAGAGCCGCAGAAACCGGCAGTTAATGATGATGTACCGGTGCTCCAGGAGCAGAAGAGCGAAACCACCAGCAAAGGTGATGTACCTCCTCCGGCCGAAGAGCAGAAGTAA
- the folP gene encoding dihydropteroate synthase has product MSSVQYPTRLPCGNRVLDLSRTHVMGILNITPDSFSDGGRFNQRDEALRHAEAMIAAGATLIDIGGESTRPGARAVSVTEEIERVAPMVEAINTRFDVVISVDTSTPAVIRESARLGAGLINDVRALERDGALDAAADTGLPVCLMHMRGEPGNMQDDPHYDDVTADVTRYLEQRMAACAAAGIPAERIILDPGFGFAKTLAHNLSLFKHMEALYRLGRPLLVGVSRKSMIGLTLDRPVGERLYGSLALAALAMTKGASILRVHDVAETVDVVRMIAAVQNAE; this is encoded by the coding sequence ATGAGCTCAGTGCAGTACCCGACCCGGTTGCCTTGCGGCAACCGGGTTCTTGACCTTTCCCGTACCCATGTCATGGGTATTCTCAATATCACGCCCGATTCCTTCTCCGATGGCGGGCGCTTCAATCAGCGCGACGAGGCGTTGCGCCATGCCGAAGCGATGATCGCGGCAGGTGCCACGCTGATCGACATCGGTGGCGAGTCGACCCGCCCTGGCGCGCGTGCGGTTTCGGTCACCGAAGAAATCGAGCGCGTGGCGCCGATGGTCGAGGCCATCAACACTCGCTTCGACGTGGTCATTTCGGTCGATACGTCGACGCCTGCGGTCATTCGCGAGTCGGCGCGGCTGGGTGCCGGCCTGATCAACGACGTGCGTGCCCTGGAGCGTGATGGCGCGCTGGATGCTGCGGCGGACACTGGCTTGCCGGTGTGCCTGATGCACATGCGTGGCGAGCCCGGGAACATGCAGGACGACCCGCATTACGACGATGTGACCGCCGACGTAACGCGCTATCTTGAACAGCGGATGGCCGCTTGCGCCGCTGCGGGCATCCCCGCTGAACGAATCATCCTTGATCCAGGCTTCGGTTTCGCCAAGACACTGGCGCACAACCTCAGCCTGTTCAAGCACATGGAAGCGCTCTATCGCCTTGGTCGCCCGCTGCTGGTGGGCGTTTCGCGCAAGAGCATGATCGGCCTGACGCTGGATCGTCCGGTCGGTGAGCGACTGTACGGCAGCCTGGCGCTGGCGGCTCTGGCCATGACCAAGGGGGCCAGTATCCTGCGCGTCCATGATGTGGCCGAGACCGTCGATGTGGTGCGCATGATTGCCGCGGTACAGAACGCCGAATAA
- the glmM gene encoding phosphoglucosamine mutase — MSRKYFGTDGIRGRVGEYPITPDFMLKLGWAAGMAFRKQGNCRVLVGKDTRISGYMFESALEAGLSAAGADVMLLGPMPTPAIAYLTRTFHAEAGIVISASHNPHDDNGIKFFSGQGTKLPDEVELMIEELLDQPMTVVESSKLGKVSRINDAAGRYIEFCKSSVPTSTSFEGLKLVVDCAHGATYKVAPSVFRELGADVTVLHAQPDGLNINEGCGSTHIESLQAAVLVGHADLGIAFDGDGDRVLMVDHTGAIVDGDELLFIIARDLHERGKLQGGVVGTLMSNLGLELALKDLDIPFVRAKVGDRYVMAELLERDWLLGGENSGHVVCCNHTTTGDAIIAALQVLMALKRRDETLAHARQALRKCPQVLINVRFGASKVDPLEHPAVKEASAKVTEAMAGRGRVLLRKSGTEPLVRVMVEGDDENQVRGHAEALAKLVTEVCA; from the coding sequence ATGAGCAGAAAATACTTTGGTACCGACGGTATCCGTGGTCGCGTTGGCGAATACCCGATCACCCCGGACTTCATGTTGAAGCTGGGCTGGGCTGCTGGCATGGCCTTCCGCAAGCAAGGCAATTGCCGGGTGCTGGTGGGCAAGGACACGCGTATTTCCGGATACATGTTCGAGTCCGCGCTCGAGGCCGGTCTGTCAGCAGCCGGTGCTGACGTGATGCTGCTCGGGCCGATGCCGACACCTGCCATCGCATACTTGACTCGCACCTTCCATGCCGAAGCGGGCATCGTCATCAGTGCCTCGCACAACCCGCACGATGACAACGGCATCAAGTTCTTCTCCGGGCAGGGCACCAAGCTGCCTGACGAAGTCGAGCTGATGATCGAAGAATTGCTCGATCAGCCGATGACCGTGGTCGAGTCGAGCAAGCTGGGCAAGGTTTCCCGCATCAATGACGCGGCTGGCCGCTATATCGAGTTCTGCAAGAGCAGCGTGCCGACCAGCACCAGCTTCGAGGGCCTCAAGCTGGTGGTCGATTGCGCCCATGGCGCCACCTACAAGGTCGCCCCGAGCGTGTTCCGCGAACTCGGTGCCGATGTGACCGTGCTGCATGCGCAGCCAGACGGCCTGAACATCAACGAGGGCTGCGGATCGACCCACATCGAATCGTTGCAGGCAGCCGTGCTGGTGGGCCATGCCGATCTGGGCATCGCCTTTGACGGCGATGGGGATCGGGTATTGATGGTCGACCACACCGGTGCCATTGTCGATGGCGACGAGTTGTTGTTCATCATCGCCCGCGACCTGCACGAGCGGGGCAAGCTGCAAGGCGGCGTGGTCGGCACGCTGATGAGCAACCTGGGCCTGGAGCTTGCGCTCAAGGACCTGGATATTCCGTTCGTGCGGGCCAAGGTTGGTGATCGCTACGTGATGGCCGAGTTGCTCGAACGTGACTGGTTGCTCGGTGGCGAGAACTCCGGGCATGTGGTGTGCTGCAACCACACCACTACCGGTGATGCGATCATTGCCGCGCTTCAGGTGCTGATGGCGCTCAAGCGCCGTGATGAGACCCTTGCACATGCGCGGCAAGCCCTGCGCAAATGCCCGCAGGTGTTGATCAACGTGCGTTTTGGCGCCAGCAAGGTCGACCCCCTGGAGCACCCGGCAGTCAAGGAAGCCAGCGCCAAGGTCACCGAGGCCATGGCCGGGCGCGGCCGTGTGCTACTGCGCAAGTCCGGCACCGAGCCTTTGGTGCGGGTGATGGTCGAAGGTGACGACGAAAACCAGGTGCGCGGCCACGCCGAAGCCCTGGCCAAGCTGGTCACAGAAGTTTGTGCCTGA
- the tpiA gene encoding triose-phosphate isomerase has protein sequence MRRPMVAGNWKMHGTRASVAELILGLGNMSVPSGVEVAVFPPTLFINQVVDGLQGKGITVGAQNSAVKPEQGALTGEVAPSQLVEAGCKLVLIGHSERRQIIGESEEVLKDKFAAAQLSGLMPVLCVGETLEEREAGKTLEVVGGQLSSIIDAFGVKAFANAVIAYEPVWAIGTGLTASPQQAQDVHAAIRAQLAAEDAEVAANVQLLYGGSVKAANAAELFGMPDIDGGLIGGASLNADEFGAICRAAGN, from the coding sequence ATGCGTCGCCCCATGGTAGCTGGTAACTGGAAGATGCACGGTACCCGCGCCAGCGTCGCTGAGCTGATCCTGGGCCTGGGCAATATGTCCGTGCCAAGCGGTGTTGAAGTCGCGGTGTTCCCACCGACGCTGTTCATCAACCAAGTGGTTGATGGCCTGCAAGGCAAGGGGATCACTGTCGGAGCACAGAATTCTGCGGTAAAGCCCGAGCAGGGCGCGCTGACCGGTGAAGTTGCACCGAGTCAGTTGGTTGAAGCAGGTTGCAAGTTGGTCTTGATTGGCCACTCTGAGCGTCGCCAGATCATCGGCGAAAGTGAGGAAGTGCTGAAAGATAAGTTTGCAGCCGCTCAACTTAGTGGTTTAATGCCGGTGCTCTGCGTAGGGGAAACTCTCGAAGAGCGTGAGGCAGGCAAGACGCTCGAAGTTGTCGGGGGTCAACTAAGCAGTATCATCGACGCGTTCGGTGTTAAGGCTTTCGCCAATGCAGTAATTGCCTATGAGCCGGTTTGGGCCATTGGCACAGGTTTGACGGCTTCGCCTCAACAGGCTCAGGATGTGCATGCAGCCATCCGCGCTCAGTTGGCGGCCGAAGACGCCGAAGTTGCCGCAAACGTGCAGCTTCTCTACGGCGGCAGCGTGAAGGCGGCCAATGCGGCCGAACTGTTCGGCATGCCGGATATCGATGGGGGGCTCATTGGTGGAGCGTCCCTGAACGCAGACGAATTCGGTGCAATTTGTCGCGCCGCAGGAAACTGA
- the rlmE gene encoding 23S rRNA (uridine(2552)-2'-O)-methyltransferase RlmE, with protein sequence MVQRSKSSANWLREHFNDPFVKQAQKDGYRSRASYKLLEIQEKDRLIRPGMSVIDLGAAPGGWSQVTSRLIGGQGRLIASDILEMDSIPDVTFIQGDFTQDEVLQQILQAVGDSHVDLVISDMAPNMSGTPAVDMPRAMFLCELALDLATRVLKPGGDFLIKIFQGEGFDMYLKDVRSKFDKVQMRKPSSSRDRSREQYLLGRGFKGA encoded by the coding sequence GTGGTACAACGTTCCAAAAGCAGCGCAAACTGGCTGCGAGAGCATTTCAACGATCCTTTTGTGAAACAGGCACAGAAGGATGGCTACCGCTCGCGTGCGAGCTACAAACTGCTGGAGATCCAGGAAAAAGACCGCCTGATTCGTCCGGGCATGAGCGTGATCGACCTCGGCGCGGCCCCCGGAGGCTGGTCGCAGGTGACCAGTCGTCTGATTGGTGGCCAGGGGCGCCTGATTGCGTCCGACATTCTGGAGATGGACTCGATCCCTGATGTGACCTTCATTCAGGGCGACTTCACCCAGGATGAAGTGCTGCAGCAGATTCTTCAGGCGGTCGGGGATTCGCACGTAGACCTTGTGATTTCCGACATGGCCCCCAATATGAGTGGTACGCCTGCAGTGGACATGCCGCGAGCCATGTTCCTCTGCGAGCTGGCCCTGGATCTGGCGACCCGCGTGCTCAAGCCGGGCGGGGACTTCCTGATCAAGATCTTCCAGGGCGAAGGTTTCGACATGTACCTCAAGGACGTGCGTAGCAAGTTTGACAAGGTGCAGATGCGCAAGCCGTCTTCTTCGCGGGACCGTTCCCGTGAGCAGTACCTGCTTGGCAGGGGGTTCAAAGGGGCATGA
- the nusA gene encoding transcription termination factor NusA gives MSKEVLLVVESVSNEKGVPPGVIFEALEVALATATKKRFEDEVDLRVEINRHTGSYETFRRWTVVDENDLDDPAIETWLDKIKDTHPEAKVGDVIEEKIESIEFGRIAAQTAKQVIVQKVREAERAQVVDAYRERVNEIISGTVKKVTRDNVIVDLGNNAEALLAREDIIPRETFRVGVRLRALLKEIRTENRGPQLILSRTAPQMLIELFRIEVPEIAEGLIEVMAASRDPGSRAKIAVRSKDKRIDPQGACIGMRGSRVQAVSGELGGERVDIVLWDENPAQFVINAMSPAEVAAIIVDEDAHAMDIAVAEDNLAQAIGRGGQNVRLASQLTGWTLNVMTEKDIQAKQQAETGDILRNFIEELEVDEELAQVLVDEGFTSLEEIAYVPLEEMLNIDGFDEDIVNELRARAKDRLLTKAIATEEKLADAHPSDDLLSLEGMDKDLAAELAVRGVVNREDLAEQSIDDLLDIDGIDEERAGKLIMAARAHWFE, from the coding sequence ATGAGCAAAGAAGTACTGCTGGTTGTTGAATCGGTATCCAACGAAAAAGGTGTACCGCCCGGCGTCATTTTCGAAGCGCTGGAAGTGGCCCTGGCTACTGCAACCAAGAAACGTTTTGAGGACGAAGTCGACCTGCGTGTGGAAATCAACCGCCACACCGGTAGCTATGAGACTTTCCGTCGCTGGACCGTGGTCGACGAGAACGACCTGGACGATCCGGCGATCGAAACCTGGCTGGACAAGATCAAGGACACTCACCCGGAAGCGAAAGTCGGTGACGTGATCGAAGAAAAGATCGAGTCCATCGAGTTCGGCCGTATCGCCGCGCAGACCGCCAAGCAGGTCATCGTGCAGAAGGTCCGTGAAGCCGAACGCGCCCAGGTGGTCGACGCCTACCGCGAGCGGGTCAACGAGATCATCTCCGGCACCGTCAAGAAGGTCACCCGTGACAACGTCATCGTCGACCTGGGTAACAACGCTGAGGCCCTGCTGGCTCGCGAAGACATCATTCCACGTGAGACCTTCCGGGTCGGTGTGCGCCTGCGCGCGCTGCTCAAGGAAATTCGCACCGAGAACCGCGGTCCTCAGCTGATCCTGTCGCGCACCGCGCCACAGATGCTGATCGAGCTGTTCCGCATCGAAGTGCCGGAAATCGCTGAAGGCCTCATTGAAGTCATGGCTGCCTCCCGTGATCCGGGATCGCGTGCCAAGATCGCCGTCCGCTCCAAGGACAAGCGCATCGACCCGCAAGGTGCCTGCATCGGCATGCGCGGTTCGCGCGTCCAGGCCGTATCCGGCGAGCTGGGTGGTGAGCGTGTGGATATCGTCCTGTGGGACGAGAACCCGGCGCAGTTCGTCATCAACGCCATGTCGCCGGCTGAAGTCGCGGCGATCATCGTTGATGAAGATGCCCATGCAATGGACATTGCCGTTGCCGAAGACAACCTGGCGCAAGCCATTGGCCGTGGTGGTCAGAACGTTCGCCTGGCCAGTCAGCTGACTGGCTGGACCCTGAACGTGATGACCGAGAAGGACATCCAGGCCAAGCAACAGGCTGAAACCGGTGACATCCTGCGCAATTTCATCGAAGAGCTGGAAGTCGACGAGGAGCTGGCCCAAGTGCTGGTCGACGAAGGCTTCACCAGCCTCGAAGAAATTGCCTACGTACCGTTGGAAGAAATGCTCAACATCGATGGCTTTGACGAAGATATCGTCAATGAGCTGCGCGCTCGTGCCAAGGACCGTTTGTTGACCAAGGCCATCGCTACCGAAGAAAAACTGGCAGACGCCCATCCGTCCGACGACCTGCTCTCTCTCGAGGGCATGGACAAGGACCTGGCAGCGGAACTGGCGGTGCGCGGCGTGGTTAACCGCGAAGACCTGGCCGAGCAGTCGATTGACGACCTGCTCGACATCGACGGCATCGACGAAGAGCGTGCCGGCAAGTTGATCATGGCCGCCCGAGCCCACTGGTTCGAGTAA
- a CDS encoding YhbY family RNA-binding protein, with translation MPLNNEQKKQYKSIGHDLKPVLIVAGNGLNEGVIAELERALADHELIKVEIRSEDREERAAAIAELCKVGRAELVQTIGKKALIYRKNPQPNKQLSNIHRYK, from the coding sequence ATGCCGCTCAATAACGAGCAGAAGAAGCAATACAAGTCCATTGGTCATGACCTGAAGCCGGTCCTGATCGTTGCTGGCAACGGCTTGAACGAAGGCGTTATCGCCGAATTGGAGCGTGCGCTGGCCGACCACGAACTGATCAAGGTCGAAATTCGCTCGGAAGATCGCGAAGAGCGCGCCGCCGCCATTGCCGAACTGTGCAAGGTTGGCCGTGCCGAGCTGGTACAGACCATCGGCAAGAAGGCGCTGATCTACCGCAAGAACCCACAACCAAACAAGCAGCTGTCCAACATCCACCGCTACAAGTGA